A region from the Cryptococcus gattii WM276 chromosome H, complete sequence genome encodes:
- a CDS encoding Ribose-phosphate pyrophosphokinase III, putative (Similar to TIGR gene model, INSD accession AAW44918.1) gives MHQIGNSIKLLTGNAHPKLAEAVAARLGIPLTPCQVSKFRSLETSVQIHSSVRDEDVFIVQSPSPPDVNDHLMELLILISACKTASAKRITAVIPCYPYARQDKKDKSRAPITAKLVANLLAVAGADHVITMDLHASQIQGFFDIPVDNLFSEPTMMQYIKSEIPGWRDAIIVSPDAGGAKRATALADQLNLDFALINRKRRRDLAASMCLPTVPPTPTGSDSGSVHSHDIDDESNIVEKMELLVGDVKGKVAILIDDMIDTGHTVRLAAGVLRENGAKEVYALVSHGLLSDTTMENLSDLPVKKLIVTNSIDQTKRVNVCNGLLETLDIAPVIAESIRRTHNGESISALFRPHDSF, from the exons ATGCACCAAATAGGAAACTCTATCAAGCTCCTTACCG GCAATGCCCATCCCAAGTTGGCAGAGGCTGTTGCTGCTCGACTTGGTATCCCCCTCACCCCCTGCCAAGTCTCGAAGTTCCGCTCCCTTGAAACTTCGGTTCAGATTCATTCTTCCGTCCGAGATGAGGACGTCTTCATCGTCCAATCTCCTTCACCTCCCGATGTCAACGACCATCTCATGGAGCTGCTCATTCTGATTTCCGCATGCAAGACCGCCTCAGCTAAGAGGATTACTGCCGTTATTCCTTGTTACCCTTATGCTAGGCAAGACAAGAAGGACAAATCCCGTGCTCCTATCACAGCCAA GCTCGTCGCCAACCTCCTCGCCGTTGCCGGTGCCGACCACGTAATCACCATGGATCTCCATGCCTCTCAAATCCAAGGTTTCTTCGACATCCCCGTCGACAACCTCTTTTCCGAGCCTACAATGATGCAATACATCAAGTCTGAGATTCCCGGGTGGAGAGATGCCATCATTGTTAGTCCCGATGCTGGTGGTGCTAAGCG AGCTACCGCCCTCGCCGATCAACTTAACCTCGACTTTGCACTTATCAATCGTAAACGTCGGCGCGATCTTGCCGCCTCCATGTGCCTCCCCACCGTTCCCCCCACCCCTACCGGCTCCGATTCTGGTTCTGTCCACTCCCACGACATCGACGATGAATCAAACATTGTTGAGAAGATGGAATTGCTCGTTGGTGATGTCAAAGGCAAGGTGGCCATTCTCATTGATGATATGATTGACACTGGTCACACTGTCAGATTGGCCGCTGGAGTTTTAAGGGAGAATGGTGCCAAGGAGGTCTACGCTTTGGTCAGTCACG GCCTTCTTTCTGATACCACCATGGAAAACCTCTCAGACCTTCCCGTCAAGAAGCTCATTGTCACCAACTCTATTGATCAGACCAAGCGAGTCAACGTTTGCAACGGTTTACTCGAAACTCTGGATATTGCCCCTGTTATCGCTGAGAGTATTAGACGGACGCACAACGGAGAATCCATCTCCGCGCTTTTCAGGCCGCATGATTCGTTCTAA